One Flexivirga aerilata DNA segment encodes these proteins:
- the pucL gene encoding factor-independent urate hydroxylase, whose amino-acid sequence MSYVLGHNQYGKAEVHVVRVFRDDPKAPHDIVDYNVSVALTGDFDDAHITGDQAKVLTTDACKNTVNAFAKKAGDAVRQPESFGLALAEHFAQVPQVERVRVNIEAFPWQRAHNHPHAFVKNGDYVRTVTVTRTGGSSTVVSGLKDLTVLKTTDSEFHGFYQDKYTTLQPTNDRIMATAVTAQWAHDAADVDWNKSFDAVLDAITGSFSAAYSYALQHTLWEMGTAVLDAAPSVAEVRFSCPNKHHFVIDLSHFGLDNHNEVHHADDRPYGLIEATIKRSEDVDTTGAYDPGQAW is encoded by the coding sequence ATGTCCTACGTCCTCGGGCACAACCAGTACGGCAAGGCGGAAGTGCACGTCGTGCGGGTCTTCCGCGACGACCCCAAAGCACCCCACGACATCGTCGACTACAACGTATCCGTAGCGTTGACAGGCGATTTCGACGATGCACACATCACCGGTGACCAGGCCAAGGTGCTGACCACCGACGCCTGCAAGAACACCGTCAACGCCTTCGCCAAGAAGGCCGGGGACGCGGTGCGCCAGCCGGAGTCCTTCGGGCTGGCCCTCGCCGAGCACTTCGCGCAGGTGCCGCAGGTCGAGCGCGTCCGGGTCAACATCGAGGCGTTCCCGTGGCAGCGCGCCCACAACCACCCGCACGCGTTCGTCAAGAACGGCGACTACGTGCGCACGGTGACCGTCACCCGCACCGGCGGTTCGTCGACCGTGGTCAGTGGCCTCAAGGACCTGACGGTGCTGAAGACCACCGACTCGGAGTTCCACGGCTTCTACCAGGACAAGTACACGACCCTACAGCCGACCAACGACCGGATCATGGCGACCGCGGTCACCGCGCAGTGGGCGCACGACGCGGCCGACGTCGACTGGAACAAGTCCTTCGACGCCGTGCTGGACGCCATCACCGGCAGCTTCTCCGCGGCATACAGCTATGCCCTGCAGCACACCCTGTGGGAGATGGGCACCGCCGTGCTGGACGCCGCGCCGAGCGTCGCCGAGGTGCGCTTCAGCTGCCCCAACAAGCACCACTTCGTGATCGACCTCAGCCACTTCGGCCTCGACAACCACAACGAGGTGCACCACGCCGACGACCGTCCCTACGGCCTCATCGAGGCGACGATCAAGCGGTCCGAGGACGTCGACACGACCGGCGCCTACGACCCCGGACAGGCCTGGTAA
- a CDS encoding nucleobase:cation symporter-2 family protein, with amino-acid sequence MAVRAPERHPVDQAMPLPQSALYGLQHVLSMYAGVVAVPLIVAGALKLSAADTIYLVSAALLMSGFATLLQTLGVWRIGARQPIVQGTSFVAVSTMLSVGAAAGGGHKGLQAIYGSLIVAGVVGFLVAPFFTRLLRFFPEVVTGSVITMIGLSLVPVGVQWAAGGVGAKDFGEPKNLGMALLTLTIVVLIYRFLPGFFGRIAILLGLVAGTLVALPLGMAHVDAINDARVFQVPAPFHFGTPTFTISAIVSMIIVMLVIMTEATADILALGQVTGKPADRDTVTAGIRADTISTAIAGIFNGFSLSAFAQNVGLVAITGIRSRYVVAVGGGILVLLGLFPVLGAVVAAVPLPVLGGAGLVLFGTVAASGIRTLREVDFSGNANIVVVACSLGFGMAPIVQPDLYAKMPDWFRTIFDSGITSTAIVAVLLNLLFNILGRREPDEGPVFSHAPAPATFGQASKGE; translated from the coding sequence ATGGCTGTTCGCGCGCCCGAACGTCACCCGGTCGACCAGGCCATGCCGTTGCCGCAGTCCGCGCTCTACGGGCTGCAGCACGTCCTGTCGATGTATGCCGGGGTGGTCGCCGTGCCGCTCATCGTCGCGGGCGCGCTGAAGCTCAGCGCCGCCGACACCATCTACCTGGTGTCGGCAGCGCTGCTCATGTCGGGCTTCGCGACGCTGCTGCAGACGCTCGGCGTATGGCGGATCGGAGCACGGCAGCCGATCGTGCAGGGCACGTCGTTCGTGGCGGTCTCGACGATGCTGTCGGTCGGTGCCGCGGCGGGCGGCGGGCACAAGGGCCTGCAGGCGATCTACGGCTCGCTGATCGTCGCCGGCGTCGTCGGCTTCCTGGTGGCTCCGTTCTTCACCCGGCTGCTGCGCTTCTTCCCGGAGGTGGTGACCGGCTCGGTGATCACCATGATCGGCCTGTCGCTGGTGCCGGTCGGCGTGCAGTGGGCGGCCGGCGGGGTCGGCGCGAAGGACTTCGGTGAGCCGAAGAACCTCGGCATGGCGTTGCTGACGTTGACGATCGTGGTGTTGATCTACCGCTTCCTGCCCGGCTTCTTCGGCCGCATCGCGATCCTGCTCGGCCTGGTCGCCGGCACCCTGGTCGCGCTCCCGCTCGGGATGGCGCACGTCGACGCGATCAACGACGCCCGCGTCTTCCAGGTGCCCGCGCCGTTCCACTTCGGCACCCCGACCTTCACGATCAGCGCGATCGTCTCGATGATCATCGTGATGCTGGTGATCATGACCGAGGCGACCGCCGACATCCTCGCGCTCGGCCAGGTGACGGGTAAGCCGGCCGACCGCGACACGGTCACCGCCGGCATCCGGGCCGACACGATCTCCACCGCGATCGCCGGGATCTTCAACGGGTTCTCGCTGAGCGCGTTCGCGCAGAACGTCGGGCTGGTCGCGATCACCGGCATCCGCAGCAGGTATGTCGTCGCCGTCGGCGGCGGGATCCTGGTGCTGCTGGGGCTCTTTCCCGTGCTCGGTGCGGTCGTCGCCGCGGTGCCGCTGCCGGTGCTCGGCGGGGCCGGGCTGGTGCTCTTCGGCACGGTCGCGGCCTCCGGCATACGGACCCTGCGGGAGGTCGACTTCTCCGGCAACGCCAACATCGTGGTGGTCGCCTGCTCGCTCGGCTTCGGGATGGCGCCCATCGTGCAACCCGACCTCTACGCCAAGATGCCCGACTGGTTCCGAACCATCTTCGACTCGGGCATCACCTCGACCGCGATCGTCGCCGTGCTGCTCAACCTGCTCTTCAACATCCTCGGCCGCCGCGAGCCCGACGAGGGGCCGGTCTTCAGTCACGCGCCGGCGCCCGCGACCTTCGGCCAGGCGTCGAAGGGCGAGTGA
- a CDS encoding phosphocholine-specific phospholipase C, producing MPALDRRRFLQIAGATAAATALSQSVARAAAIPAYRGTGSIADVEHVVILMQENRSFDHYFGTLRGVRGFDDPRAATLPSGRPVWEQQDAAGVVVPFRPDVDNYGTKFLEGLDHSWNGGHDAFARGCYDRWIQAKSGVTMTHMRRGDMPFHYALADAFTICDAYHCSLMGPTDPNRYYMWTGWVGNDGKGGGPVIDNAEAGYDWKTYPERLENAGISWKVYQDVGTGLDAAGSWGWVDDAYIGNYGDNSLLYFDAYRNAAPGSPLYEKARTGTNAKAGEGYFDQLRADVQGGKLPQVSWIAAPEAFSEHPNWPVQYGEWYVSQVLDALTSDPEVWRRTALFITYDENDGYFDHIVPPYANVSGLPGDSTVSTQFEGYPGGNGQPAPYGLGQRVPMLVVSPWSVGGWVCSETFDHTSIIRFLERRFGVQEPQISPWRRAVCGDLTAAFDFGGTATPKPLPAQTKPNDHSRHPSYVPPTPRGGTVPRQETGTRPSRALGYRLAVDAHRAGNALQATFRNDGALGAHFQVRSNDVPGAPFSYTVEAGKQLTASWPVAASYDVQVHGPGGFWQRLTGGSGAEPQVQVRQEGNGMGRVTLEVTAPAGRALTVRVRDNYGHAQEVRRHTPAGARARIVTSTGSTQGWYDLTVTADGEQGWSRQVAGRVETGRPSVSDPHIGA from the coding sequence GTGCCCGCACTTGATCGCCGCCGCTTCCTCCAGATCGCCGGCGCGACGGCCGCCGCGACCGCCCTCTCCCAGAGCGTCGCGCGCGCCGCGGCCATCCCGGCATACCGCGGCACCGGCTCCATCGCGGACGTCGAACACGTGGTAATCCTGATGCAGGAGAACCGCTCCTTCGACCACTACTTCGGCACGCTGCGCGGGGTGCGCGGCTTCGACGACCCGCGCGCCGCGACGCTGCCGAGCGGCCGCCCGGTGTGGGAGCAACAGGACGCCGCGGGCGTCGTCGTGCCGTTCCGGCCCGATGTCGACAACTACGGCACGAAGTTCCTGGAGGGCCTCGACCACTCCTGGAACGGCGGTCACGACGCCTTCGCGCGCGGCTGCTACGACCGCTGGATCCAGGCCAAGAGCGGCGTCACGATGACCCACATGCGGCGCGGCGACATGCCGTTCCACTACGCGCTCGCCGACGCCTTCACGATCTGCGACGCCTACCACTGCTCGCTGATGGGCCCGACCGACCCCAACCGCTACTACATGTGGACCGGCTGGGTCGGCAACGACGGCAAGGGCGGCGGCCCGGTGATCGACAACGCCGAGGCCGGTTACGACTGGAAGACCTACCCGGAACGCCTTGAGAATGCAGGGATTTCGTGGAAGGTCTACCAGGACGTCGGCACCGGCCTGGACGCCGCCGGCTCCTGGGGCTGGGTCGACGACGCCTACATCGGCAACTACGGCGACAACTCGCTGCTCTACTTCGACGCCTACCGCAACGCCGCTCCCGGCAGCCCGCTCTATGAGAAGGCGCGCACCGGCACGAATGCCAAGGCGGGAGAGGGCTACTTCGACCAGCTGCGCGCCGACGTGCAGGGCGGCAAGCTGCCGCAGGTGTCCTGGATCGCCGCACCCGAGGCGTTCAGCGAACACCCGAACTGGCCGGTGCAGTATGGCGAGTGGTACGTCTCCCAGGTGCTCGACGCACTCACCTCCGACCCCGAGGTATGGCGCCGCACGGCACTCTTCATCACCTACGACGAGAACGACGGCTACTTCGACCACATCGTGCCGCCCTACGCGAATGTGTCCGGTTTGCCGGGGGATTCGACGGTCAGCACGCAGTTCGAGGGCTACCCGGGCGGCAACGGCCAGCCCGCGCCCTACGGTCTCGGGCAGCGGGTGCCGATGCTCGTCGTGTCGCCGTGGAGCGTCGGGGGCTGGGTCTGCTCCGAGACCTTCGACCACACCTCGATCATCCGTTTCCTCGAGCGGCGCTTCGGGGTGCAGGAGCCGCAGATCAGTCCGTGGCGGCGCGCGGTGTGCGGCGACCTCACGGCAGCGTTCGACTTCGGGGGCACCGCAACACCGAAACCCCTTCCGGCACAGACCAAACCGAACGATCACAGCCGTCACCCGAGCTACGTGCCGCCGACCCCGCGCGGGGGCACCGTGCCCCGGCAGGAGACCGGCACCCGGCCCTCGCGGGCCCTCGGCTACCGCCTCGCAGTCGACGCGCACCGGGCCGGCAACGCGCTGCAGGCGACGTTCCGCAACGACGGCGCGCTCGGCGCGCACTTCCAGGTGCGCTCCAACGACGTCCCGGGAGCGCCGTTCAGCTACACGGTCGAGGCCGGCAAGCAGCTGACCGCGTCCTGGCCGGTCGCTGCGTCATACGACGTGCAGGTGCACGGGCCAGGCGGCTTCTGGCAGCGCCTCACCGGCGGATCGGGCGCCGAGCCGCAGGTGCAGGTGCGCCAGGAGGGCAACGGCATGGGGCGGGTGACGCTCGAGGTGACCGCGCCGGCCGGCCGCGCCCTGACCGTGCGGGTACGCGACAACTACGGCCACGCCCAGGAGGTACGACGGCACACCCCGGCCGGCGCACGCGCGCGGATCGTCACCTCGACCGGCAGCACGCAGGGCTGGTACGACCTGACGGTCACCGCCGACGGCGAGCAGGGGTGGTCCCGGCAGGTGGCGGGGCGCGTCGAGACCGGCCGCCCGTCGGTCAGCGATCCGCATATCGGTGCCTGA
- a CDS encoding DUF3052 domain-containing protein: MATEAPNAGLAERLGFENDQVVQELGWDEDVDDAVRTQIEDAIGSGLEDEDYDGVVDAVVLWWRDGDGDLIDDCVDALTNLADKGFVVLLVPGAGHPDHVDASDIAEAAQTAGLNAGTSTRAGDEWIATKLVQGGVAKQR, encoded by the coding sequence ATGGCAACTGAGGCCCCGAATGCGGGACTGGCGGAAAGGCTCGGCTTCGAGAACGACCAGGTGGTGCAGGAGCTCGGGTGGGACGAGGACGTCGACGACGCGGTCCGCACCCAGATCGAGGACGCGATCGGCTCCGGCCTGGAGGACGAGGACTACGACGGGGTGGTCGACGCGGTCGTGCTGTGGTGGCGCGACGGCGACGGTGACCTCATCGATGACTGCGTCGACGCACTGACCAACCTGGCCGACAAGGGTTTCGTCGTACTCCTGGTGCCGGGGGCGGGTCACCCCGACCACGTCGACGCCAGCGACATCGCCGAGGCGGCCCAGACCGCCGGGCTCAACGCCGGCACGTCGACTCGGGCCGGCGACGAGTGGATCGCCACCAAGCTCGTGCAGGGCGGGGTGGCCAAGCAGCGATGA
- a CDS encoding peroxiredoxin, which yields MSEAPVAVGDTAPDFTLRNQNGEEITLAEQLGQGPVLLVFYPFAWSGICTGELCSIRDDLAGYTGDGAAQVLAISCDPMFTLRAWADAEGYTFGLLSDFWPHGAVASDYGVFDADSGMAIRGTFLIGTDGKVAWSQVNGPGQARDFAGYRDALAAL from the coding sequence ATGAGCGAGGCACCCGTGGCGGTCGGCGACACCGCGCCCGACTTCACCCTGCGCAATCAGAACGGCGAGGAGATCACCCTCGCCGAGCAACTCGGGCAGGGGCCGGTCCTGTTGGTCTTCTACCCGTTCGCGTGGAGCGGCATCTGCACCGGCGAGCTGTGCTCGATCCGCGACGACCTCGCCGGCTACACCGGCGACGGCGCCGCGCAGGTGCTGGCGATCTCCTGCGACCCGATGTTCACGCTGCGCGCCTGGGCCGACGCCGAGGGCTACACCTTCGGGCTGCTGTCCGATTTCTGGCCGCACGGCGCGGTGGCGAGCGACTACGGGGTCTTCGACGCCGACTCCGGTATGGCGATCCGCGGCACCTTCCTGATCGGCACCGACGGCAAGGTCGCCTGGTCGCAGGTCAACGGTCCCGGGCAGGCGCGCGACTTCGCCGGCTACCGGGACGCGCTCGCGGCGCTCTGA
- a CDS encoding Nif3-like dinuclear metal center hexameric protein: MATVHGQEKAATLADVVRVLDGFYPPDTAAGWDRVGLVSGDPAQPVRRVHFAVDPTLAVIEEARDAGADLLVTHHPLLLRGVHSVATTTAKGAALTTLVVADLALYCAHTNADVATPGVNDALAAACGLPADAAPLDEEDGQPIGKVADLPEATTLRDFAERLAAALPAAPVGLRVSGDPGATVRRVAVQGGAGDTRFDAVRAAGADVYVTADLRHHPALEAREDARGGPPYLIDAGHWATEALWLDGSAERLAAAMAQDGYDVQTWVSRLRTDPWDFLVTTRTDDDSEGPVTAS, from the coding sequence ATGGCGACGGTGCACGGGCAGGAGAAGGCAGCGACCCTCGCCGATGTGGTGCGGGTGCTGGACGGTTTCTACCCGCCGGACACCGCCGCCGGGTGGGACCGCGTCGGCCTCGTGAGCGGCGATCCCGCGCAGCCGGTGCGGCGGGTCCATTTCGCCGTCGACCCGACGCTCGCCGTCATCGAGGAGGCCCGCGACGCGGGCGCCGACCTGCTGGTGACCCACCACCCGCTGCTGCTGCGCGGCGTGCACTCGGTGGCGACCACCACCGCGAAGGGCGCCGCGCTCACCACGCTCGTGGTCGCCGACCTGGCGCTCTACTGCGCCCACACCAACGCCGATGTCGCCACGCCGGGCGTCAACGACGCGCTCGCGGCCGCGTGCGGGCTGCCGGCGGACGCCGCACCGCTCGACGAGGAGGACGGCCAGCCGATCGGCAAGGTCGCCGACCTGCCCGAGGCGACCACCCTGCGCGACTTCGCCGAGCGCCTCGCCGCCGCACTTCCCGCGGCGCCCGTCGGGCTGCGGGTGAGCGGCGACCCGGGGGCGACCGTGCGCCGGGTCGCGGTGCAGGGCGGCGCCGGGGACACCCGCTTCGACGCCGTGCGGGCGGCCGGCGCCGACGTCTACGTGACCGCCGACCTGCGCCACCACCCGGCCCTGGAGGCCCGGGAGGACGCGCGCGGCGGCCCGCCATACCTGATCGACGCGGGGCACTGGGCGACCGAGGCCCTGTGGCTCGACGGGAGCGCCGAGCGGCTCGCCGCGGCGATGGCGCAGGATGGGTACGACGTGCAGACCTGGGTCTCCCGGCTGCGCACCGACCCCTGGGATTTCCTGGTGACCACCAGGACGGACGATGACAGCGAAGGACCAGTGACCGCCTCGTGA
- a CDS encoding DUF7581 domain-containing protein yields the protein MKADLTRQWKLLDLQKLDTRLDQLAHRERTLPAQAELDTATARAQTLAEDVVLARTAVQDNERAVSKADADVQLVRDRAARDRERLEGGSGSAKELQGLQHELDTLARRQAELEDVELEVMERAETLQRELTAKEGAQAEAQDTVARLTEQRDKEVADITAEREQVQRDRANVAPGVGQELLDLYEKVRAQQGGVGAAALQQKRCTGCGLELVQAELSRIRSAPEDEVLRCEECRRILVRTAESGL from the coding sequence GTGAAGGCTGATCTCACCCGGCAGTGGAAGCTGCTGGACCTGCAGAAGCTCGACACCCGACTCGACCAGCTCGCCCACCGTGAGCGCACCCTGCCCGCGCAGGCCGAGCTCGACACCGCGACTGCTCGCGCGCAGACGCTCGCCGAGGACGTGGTGCTCGCCCGGACCGCGGTGCAGGACAACGAACGCGCGGTCAGCAAGGCCGACGCCGACGTGCAGCTGGTGCGCGATCGGGCCGCCCGCGACCGGGAGCGCCTCGAGGGCGGCTCCGGGTCGGCCAAGGAGCTGCAGGGCCTGCAGCACGAGCTTGACACCCTCGCCCGCCGGCAGGCGGAGCTGGAGGACGTCGAGCTGGAGGTGATGGAGCGCGCCGAGACTCTGCAGCGCGAGCTCACCGCCAAGGAGGGTGCCCAGGCGGAGGCGCAGGACACCGTCGCGCGGCTCACCGAGCAGCGGGACAAGGAGGTCGCCGACATCACCGCCGAGCGCGAGCAGGTGCAGCGCGACCGCGCCAATGTCGCACCCGGCGTGGGGCAGGAGCTGCTCGACCTCTATGAGAAGGTGCGCGCGCAGCAGGGTGGCGTCGGTGCCGCCGCGTTGCAGCAAAAGCGTTGCACCGGTTGCGGATTGGAGCTGGTGCAGGCCGAGCTGTCCCGCATCCGCAGCGCCCCCGAGGACGAGGTGCTGCGCTGCGAGGAGTGCCGCCGCATCCTGGTCCGCACCGCCGAATCCGGGCTGTAA
- a CDS encoding bifunctional RNase H/acid phosphatase, with protein MGKSLIVEADGGSRGNPGVAGYGALVRDGRSGELLAERAAPLGKASNNVAEYQGMIAGLLAAQAIDPAADITVRMDSRLVVEQMAGRWKIKHEDMRRLAGEAQEVVRTLRAAGGSVDWTWIPREQNKAADKLSNVGMDGEHVSRDLWRQEERREGTGAPAGDDAATQPPPVPHREVTTRLILVRHGVTDFTLAGRLDGRDGADPSLNAEGREQARRAADAVARLVTGPVTVISSSLARARETGAAVADALGVEPTVDADWDEQNFGIWDGLSFAEIGERFPGQATRLRLEDDFRVEGGETHHDLAARVDAARQRAIAHGGTVVVATHRKPIMVVLQSLLGLSTGHSWLLATDPASLTAIEVRDDGSAVVDYTNDTHHLR; from the coding sequence ATGGGCAAGTCACTCATCGTCGAGGCCGACGGAGGGTCTCGCGGCAACCCCGGCGTGGCCGGGTATGGCGCCCTCGTGCGCGACGGGCGCAGCGGCGAACTCCTCGCCGAGCGCGCCGCACCGCTCGGCAAGGCCAGCAACAACGTCGCCGAATATCAAGGGATGATCGCCGGGCTGCTCGCCGCGCAGGCGATCGACCCGGCCGCCGACATCACCGTGCGGATGGACTCCCGCCTCGTCGTCGAGCAGATGGCCGGGCGGTGGAAGATCAAGCACGAGGACATGCGCCGGCTCGCCGGCGAAGCGCAGGAGGTGGTGCGCACCCTGCGCGCCGCGGGCGGCTCGGTCGACTGGACCTGGATCCCGCGTGAGCAGAACAAGGCCGCCGACAAGCTGTCCAACGTCGGGATGGACGGCGAGCACGTCAGCCGCGACCTGTGGCGGCAGGAGGAGCGCCGGGAGGGGACCGGCGCGCCCGCGGGCGACGACGCCGCGACCCAGCCTCCGCCGGTGCCGCACCGTGAGGTGACCACGCGGCTGATCCTGGTGCGCCACGGCGTCACCGACTTCACCCTCGCCGGCCGCCTCGACGGGCGAGACGGTGCCGACCCGTCCCTCAACGCCGAGGGCCGGGAGCAGGCCCGTCGCGCGGCCGACGCGGTCGCGCGACTGGTCACCGGGCCGGTCACGGTCATCAGTTCCTCCCTGGCCCGCGCGCGCGAGACCGGCGCCGCGGTCGCCGACGCGCTCGGGGTCGAGCCCACCGTCGATGCCGACTGGGACGAGCAGAACTTCGGGATCTGGGACGGGCTGTCGTTCGCCGAGATCGGCGAGCGCTTCCCGGGCCAGGCCACCCGTCTGCGGCTCGAGGACGACTTCCGGGTCGAGGGCGGCGAGACGCACCACGACCTGGCGGCCCGGGTCGATGCCGCCCGGCAGCGGGCGATCGCCCACGGTGGCACCGTGGTCGTGGCCACGCACCGCAAGCCGATCATGGTGGTGCTGCAGTCGCTGCTCGGCCTGTCCACCGGGCACTCCTGGCTGCTCGCCACCGATCCCGCGTCGCTGACCGCGATCGAGGTGCGCGACGACGGGTCGGCCGTGGTCGACTACACCAACGACACCCACCACCTGCGATAA
- a CDS encoding rhodanese-like domain-containing protein: MSYAGDVTPQQAYDALRDDPDAVLVDVRTQAEWTYVGVPDLSPIGKRVVCVEWQDFPAGAQNARFVDDVREANAAGGAVYLLCRSGARSVAAAEALSAAGVGPAYNVVDGFEGNLDEHGHRALAGWKVAGLPWRQ; the protein is encoded by the coding sequence ATGAGTTATGCGGGAGACGTGACGCCGCAGCAGGCGTATGACGCGCTGCGCGACGATCCGGACGCGGTGCTGGTCGACGTGCGCACCCAGGCCGAGTGGACCTACGTCGGTGTGCCCGACCTGTCGCCGATCGGCAAGCGGGTCGTCTGCGTGGAGTGGCAGGACTTCCCGGCCGGCGCCCAGAATGCCCGGTTCGTCGACGACGTGCGCGAGGCCAACGCGGCCGGCGGAGCGGTCTACCTGCTGTGCCGGTCGGGCGCACGGTCCGTCGCCGCCGCGGAGGCGCTGTCGGCGGCGGGGGTCGGCCCGGCATACAACGTGGTGGACGGGTTCGAGGGCAACCTCGACGAGCACGGCCACCGGGCGCTCGCCGGCTGGAAGGTGGCCGGCCTGCCGTGGCGTCAGTGA
- a CDS encoding O-succinylhomoserine sulfhydrylase, producing MTPPEGGWQPDTLAVRAGLDRSGFEETAEALYLTSGFVYETAEEAEAAFTEEIERFVYSRYGNPTVAVFEERLRALEGAEACYATGSGMGAVFTALAALLGAGDRVVASRGLFGSCFVILDEILPRWGVETVFVDGGDNEQWRAALAEPTTAVFFETPSNPMQELVDIEFVCEQAHSAGAQVVVDNVFGTPVFSRPLDHGADIVVYSATKHIDGQGRVLGGAILGPADYINGPVKNLIRHTGPSLSPFNAWVLVKGLETLRLRVEHQARSARQLAEALEAHDAVRTVWYPFLESHPQHELAKRQMLGGGTVVTFELDGDKPEAFAMMNALEIIDISNNLGDSKSLITHPATTTHRRMGEEARAQVGITDGVLRISVGLEDPADLVRDVTHALDAATT from the coding sequence GTGACCCCGCCCGAGGGCGGCTGGCAGCCGGACACCCTGGCTGTTCGAGCCGGGCTGGATCGCAGCGGCTTCGAGGAGACCGCCGAGGCGCTTTATCTGACCTCCGGTTTCGTCTACGAGACGGCGGAGGAGGCCGAAGCGGCCTTCACCGAGGAGATCGAGCGCTTCGTCTACAGCCGTTACGGCAACCCGACGGTCGCCGTCTTCGAGGAGCGGCTGCGCGCGCTGGAGGGCGCGGAGGCCTGCTACGCCACGGGATCCGGCATGGGCGCGGTCTTCACTGCGCTCGCCGCCCTGCTCGGCGCGGGGGACCGGGTGGTCGCCTCGCGAGGGCTGTTCGGCTCGTGCTTCGTGATCCTCGACGAGATCCTGCCACGCTGGGGCGTCGAGACGGTCTTCGTCGACGGCGGCGACAACGAGCAGTGGCGGGCGGCGCTCGCCGAGCCGACGACGGCGGTCTTCTTCGAGACCCCGAGCAACCCGATGCAGGAGCTGGTCGACATCGAATTCGTCTGCGAACAGGCGCATTCGGCGGGCGCGCAGGTGGTGGTCGACAACGTCTTCGGCACGCCGGTCTTCTCCCGTCCGCTCGACCACGGCGCCGACATCGTCGTCTACTCGGCGACCAAGCACATCGACGGTCAGGGGCGGGTGCTCGGCGGCGCCATCCTCGGCCCGGCCGACTACATCAACGGGCCGGTGAAGAACCTCATCCGGCACACCGGGCCGTCGCTGTCGCCCTTCAATGCCTGGGTGCTCGTCAAGGGCCTGGAGACCCTGCGGCTGCGGGTGGAGCACCAGGCGCGCTCGGCGCGGCAGCTGGCCGAGGCGCTGGAGGCGCACGACGCGGTGCGCACCGTCTGGTATCCCTTCCTCGAGTCGCACCCGCAGCACGAGCTCGCCAAGCGGCAGATGCTCGGCGGCGGCACGGTCGTCACCTTCGAGCTCGACGGTGACAAGCCCGAGGCGTTCGCGATGATGAACGCCCTTGAGATCATTGACATTTCGAACAACCTGGGTGACTCGAAGTCGTTGATCACCCACCCGGCAACCACGACCCACCGCCGGATGGGGGAGGAGGCGCGTGCCCAGGTGGGGATCACCGACGGCGTGCTGCGCATCTCGGTGGGCCTGGAGGACCCGGCAGATCTGGTGCGCGACGTCACGCACGCGCTTGACGCAGCTACGACCTGA